In Leptolyngbya sp. CCY15150, one DNA window encodes the following:
- the gloB gene encoding hydroxyacylglutathione hydrolase — protein MEIHRIPVLSNNYIFLCHHPETGEAAVVDPARAEPVLAWLDRHGATLTAIFNTHHHHDHVGGNHQLLQRYPKAVVYAGAADRDRIPGQQVFLEDGDRVSFGDRVGEVWFVPGHTLAHIAYYFPPLQPAQPGDLFCGDTLFAGGCGRLLEGTPAQMLQSLSRLRTLPDQTRIWCAHEYTLQNLTFALTVDQDNPQLQSRLEQVRVARQQQQATIPSLLGLEKQTNPFLRWDVPALQAIAGSTEPVRTFARLRGMKDLF, from the coding sequence ATGGAAATTCACCGAATTCCCGTTTTATCCAACAATTACATCTTTCTTTGTCATCATCCCGAAACCGGCGAGGCTGCCGTGGTTGATCCCGCTAGGGCCGAGCCTGTTCTAGCCTGGCTCGATCGCCATGGTGCCACCCTGACGGCAATTTTCAACACCCACCACCACCACGACCATGTGGGGGGTAACCATCAACTCCTGCAGCGCTATCCCAAGGCGGTTGTCTATGCAGGAGCAGCCGATCGCGATCGCATTCCGGGACAACAGGTCTTCCTAGAGGATGGCGATCGCGTCTCCTTTGGCGATCGCGTCGGTGAGGTCTGGTTTGTGCCAGGTCACACCCTTGCCCACATCGCCTACTATTTTCCGCCGCTCCAGCCCGCCCAACCGGGGGATCTATTCTGTGGCGATACGCTCTTTGCCGGCGGCTGCGGCCGGTTGCTTGAAGGGACACCGGCCCAAATGCTGCAGTCGCTGAGTCGCCTGCGGACGTTGCCCGATCAGACCCGGATCTGGTGTGCCCATGAATATACCCTGCAGAATTTGACCTTTGCTCTGACGGTTGATCAAGATAATCCTCAACTCCAGAGCCGGCTAGAGCAAGTGCGGGTTGCCCGACAACAGCAGCAGGCCACCATACCCAGCCTTCTGGGACTTGAAAAACAAACCAATCCCTTCCTGCGATGGGACGTCCCAGCTCTGCAGGCGATCGCTGGCTCCACGGAACCGGTGCGTACCTTTGCCCGCCTGCGCGGCATGAAAGATTTGTTTTAG
- the rplI gene encoding 50S ribosomal protein L9 codes for MAKRIQLVLTKDVSKLGRNGDLVEVAPGYAKNYLVPQGLASFTTPGILRQAAQRREKERERLLAVKAQAEAQKTALETIGRFAVTKPVGEGNAIFGTLTSQDLADVILEKTGQEIDRRGIEIPDVHSLGTYKASVKLHADVTANIEVQIVAAKVA; via the coding sequence ATGGCAAAACGGATTCAGTTGGTGCTCACCAAAGATGTGAGCAAGCTTGGTAGAAATGGCGACTTGGTTGAAGTTGCTCCCGGATACGCGAAGAATTATTTAGTACCCCAAGGGTTGGCCTCCTTCACCACCCCCGGCATTCTGCGGCAGGCTGCCCAGCGCCGAGAAAAAGAACGTGAACGGCTGCTGGCGGTGAAAGCACAGGCAGAAGCTCAAAAGACTGCCCTAGAAACCATTGGTCGCTTTGCGGTAACCAAGCCAGTGGGTGAAGGCAATGCCATTTTTGGAACGCTGACCAGCCAAGACTTGGCAGATGTGATCCTCGAAAAAACCGGACAAGAAATCGACCGGCGCGGCATTGAGATCCCTGATGTGCATAGCCTCGGCACCTACAAGGCGTCGGTGAAGCTTCACGCAGACGTGACCGCCAACATCGAAGTCCAAATTGTCGCCGCCAAGGTTGCCTAG
- the dnaB gene encoding replicative DNA helicase, with translation MVHELNFQEYSDRVPPQNIDAEEAILGGILLDPDAIGRVAEFLSPDAFYISAHQDIYRAMLLLQGQGRPTDLMSLTSWLRDQGKLDKVGGQSRLAELVDRTVSAVNIDQYAQLVVDKSLRRNLIRVGTEISQLGYTTTEPLPKILDLAEQKVFGITQIRPNQSLVATADILTDTFSDIESRSLGMVLPGVSCGFYDLDAMTQGFQRSDLIITAARPAMGKCCAADTELVLQDGTVATIAEIVQRQEATVLTLGDRWQFSWAQPSAFVDDGQKPVFRVTTRLGRSVTTTLSHPYLTVQGWRSLAELKPGDRIAVPRRLAVFGREVWQSAAVIVLAYLVTDGDLTADSPTFVNSNPHLHEDFAAAIAQFDAPHGGLEADRSPSRLRVVSSAQPMTASAGAAIASRNPLRDWLDQLGIWGTDGSDRVIPAPVFRLGRSQVALFLNRLFAADGWATVLTSGQCQMGYATPSERLARQIQHLLLRFGIIAALKRRSLGRRTTWQIDITDALSMRTFLSDIGMFGKEGILAKVQTKLDQRSYQTNRDLIPVGIWQAIAQAKGQESWASLAKRAGIRGYSNLHVGKRGLSRDRLLALAIALDNRQLQQLATSEIYWDEITAIEPLGQQQVYDLTIPQTHNFVANDICLHNTSFVLNAARNIAAFHKLPVAVFSLEMSKEQLVYRLLSSEVQIESGRLRAGRISQHEWEPLGHAISVLSQLPIFIDDTPNVSVNEMRSKARRLQAEKGGSLGLILVDYLQLMEGSGDNRVQELSKITRALKGLARELNVPVMALSQLSRGVESRTNKRPMMSDLRESGSIEQDADLVMMLYRDDYYNPDTPDRGIAEIIITKHRNGPVGTIRLLFEPQFTRFRNLASPERR, from the coding sequence ATGGTTCACGAGCTCAATTTTCAGGAATATAGCGATCGGGTTCCGCCTCAAAATATCGATGCGGAGGAAGCGATCTTAGGCGGAATTCTGCTGGATCCAGATGCGATCGGACGGGTCGCAGAATTTCTCAGCCCAGATGCGTTCTATATCAGCGCCCACCAAGACATCTATCGGGCCATGCTGCTGCTGCAGGGACAGGGGCGACCGACAGATCTGATGAGTCTCACCAGTTGGCTGCGCGATCAGGGCAAGCTCGACAAGGTGGGTGGGCAAAGCCGCTTGGCGGAATTGGTCGATCGCACGGTTAGCGCCGTCAACATCGACCAATATGCGCAGTTAGTCGTGGATAAATCCCTGCGGCGCAACCTGATTCGGGTGGGCACGGAGATTTCGCAACTGGGCTACACCACCACGGAGCCGTTGCCCAAAATCCTTGATCTAGCTGAACAAAAGGTGTTTGGCATCACCCAAATTCGCCCCAACCAAAGCTTGGTGGCCACGGCCGATATTTTGACCGATACTTTTTCCGATATCGAAAGTCGTTCCCTGGGTATGGTGCTGCCAGGGGTGTCTTGCGGGTTTTATGACCTGGATGCCATGACCCAAGGCTTCCAGCGTTCAGATTTGATTATTACGGCAGCACGACCGGCTATGGGTAAGTGTTGCGCGGCGGATACAGAGTTAGTTCTGCAAGACGGTACGGTAGCTACCATCGCTGAGATTGTGCAGCGCCAAGAGGCCACCGTGCTTACCCTGGGCGATCGCTGGCAGTTTTCCTGGGCCCAGCCCTCGGCCTTTGTAGACGACGGCCAAAAGCCGGTGTTTCGGGTGACAACGCGATTGGGACGATCGGTAACCACAACCCTCAGCCATCCCTATCTGACGGTGCAGGGGTGGCGATCGCTGGCGGAGCTGAAGCCGGGCGATCGGATTGCGGTGCCGCGCCGACTAGCGGTCTTTGGCCGGGAGGTATGGCAGTCGGCAGCGGTGATTGTGCTGGCCTACTTGGTAACCGACGGCGACCTAACGGCGGATTCGCCCACCTTTGTCAACAGCAATCCCCATTTGCATGAAGATTTTGCGGCGGCGATTGCCCAGTTTGATGCGCCCCACGGTGGTTTAGAAGCTGACCGCAGTCCATCTCGCCTGCGGGTGGTTTCCTCTGCCCAGCCCATGACTGCCTCCGCTGGAGCTGCGATCGCCTCCCGCAATCCCCTGCGCGACTGGCTGGATCAGCTCGGCATCTGGGGCACCGACGGCAGCGATCGGGTCATTCCCGCGCCGGTATTCCGTTTAGGACGATCCCAGGTAGCGCTGTTTTTGAATCGCCTCTTCGCCGCCGATGGCTGGGCAACGGTGTTGACCAGCGGTCAATGCCAAATGGGCTATGCTACCCCCAGTGAACGCCTAGCCCGGCAGATCCAGCATCTGCTGCTGCGCTTTGGCATCATTGCCGCGCTCAAACGACGATCCCTAGGACGACGCACGACCTGGCAGATCGATATCACCGATGCCCTATCCATGCGCACCTTCCTCAGCGACATTGGCATGTTTGGCAAAGAGGGCATTCTGGCTAAGGTGCAAACCAAGCTTGACCAACGCAGCTATCAAACCAACCGCGATCTGATTCCCGTAGGTATCTGGCAAGCGATCGCCCAGGCTAAAGGGCAAGAATCCTGGGCATCCTTGGCAAAGCGGGCCGGCATTCGCGGCTATTCCAATCTACATGTAGGGAAGCGAGGGCTATCCCGCGATCGCCTCCTGGCCCTAGCGATCGCCCTGGATAACCGACAGCTGCAGCAGTTGGCCACCAGCGAGATCTATTGGGATGAGATCACGGCGATCGAACCCTTGGGGCAGCAGCAGGTGTATGACCTGACCATTCCCCAGACCCATAATTTCGTCGCCAATGACATCTGTTTGCACAACACCAGCTTTGTCTTAAATGCCGCCCGCAACATTGCCGCCTTCCATAAGCTGCCGGTGGCGGTCTTCAGCCTAGAAATGTCGAAGGAGCAACTGGTGTATCGTTTGCTTTCCAGCGAAGTGCAGATCGAAAGCGGGCGGCTGCGGGCTGGGCGCATCAGTCAACATGAATGGGAACCCCTGGGCCATGCCATCAGCGTGCTGTCGCAACTGCCGATTTTTATTGACGATACCCCCAACGTCTCGGTGAACGAGATGCGTTCCAAAGCCCGCCGTCTGCAGGCAGAAAAGGGCGGCTCCTTAGGGCTAATTTTGGTGGACTACCTGCAGTTGATGGAGGGCAGTGGCGACAACCGGGTGCAGGAACTTTCAAAAATTACGCGGGCCCTGAAGGGGTTGGCACGGGAGCTGAATGTGCCGGTGATGGCCCTATCGCAGCTCAGCCGGGGCGTAGAGTCGCGTACCAATAAGCGACCGATGATGAGTGATTTGCGGGAAAGTGGCTCGATCGAGCAGGATGCGGACTTGGTGATGATGTTATACCGCGATGACTACTACAATCCCGACACCCCCGATCGCGGCATTGCGGAGATTATTATCACCAAGCATCGGAATGGCCCCGTCGGCACCATTCGCCTACTGTTTGAGCCCCAGTTCACGCGTTTTCGGAATCTAGCATCTCCCGAGCGGCGCTAA
- a CDS encoding response regulator, whose translation MKKILVIEDDPSVRDNIADILELTDDYAFSVETAENGQEGLQRATESCPDLIICDVMMPGLNGYEVLQALRQQESTSNIPLVFLTARVERDDQRLGMELGADDYLTKPFTAKELLKAIIARLNKRDAMEKQVQHHLDHLRSNITLSLPHEVYTPLNGILAFCEFFLTHYDSIDRDEGREILESIQTSGKRLQRLVQNFLLYAQLEVTAHDPERLRGLQHDRTHAPISSLIRDLTIPLAEKLNRTQDLTLTLEESFGWVSVSMLQKILDELFDNAFKFSERGTAIEIDSTTHDDQLAIAITNYGRGMTADQLAHIGAYTQFERCFHEQQGSGLGLAIAKRMAELQGGSLTIDSVPQGYTRVCLKLPIAEPPDVSAAREMLDSENA comes from the coding sequence ATGAAAAAAATCTTAGTCATCGAAGATGATCCGTCCGTTCGGGACAATATTGCCGATATCCTCGAATTGACCGACGATTATGCCTTTAGCGTCGAAACGGCGGAGAATGGACAAGAAGGTCTACAGCGGGCTACTGAAAGCTGTCCTGACCTGATTATTTGCGATGTGATGATGCCTGGCCTCAATGGCTATGAGGTTCTGCAAGCGCTGCGGCAGCAGGAATCCACGAGCAATATTCCCCTAGTGTTCCTCACGGCTAGGGTGGAGCGCGATGACCAGCGCTTGGGCATGGAGTTGGGGGCCGATGACTACCTCACCAAGCCGTTTACGGCCAAGGAACTGCTGAAGGCGATTATTGCCCGGCTCAATAAACGCGACGCCATGGAAAAGCAGGTTCAGCACCATCTCGATCATCTGCGCAGTAATATTACCCTATCTTTACCTCACGAGGTTTATACACCTCTCAACGGTATTCTAGCATTCTGTGAGTTCTTCCTTACCCATTATGATTCCATTGATCGTGATGAGGGGCGCGAAATTCTAGAATCTATCCAAACCTCTGGTAAACGGCTGCAGCGACTGGTGCAAAATTTCTTACTTTATGCTCAGCTTGAAGTTACGGCCCATGATCCAGAGCGCCTACGGGGACTTCAGCATGATCGAACTCATGCGCCCATTAGCTCTTTGATTCGTGACTTAACGATACCGCTAGCCGAAAAGCTTAACCGTACTCAAGATCTTACCTTAACTCTGGAAGAGTCTTTTGGTTGGGTATCGGTGTCGATGCTGCAAAAGATACTAGATGAACTCTTCGACAATGCCTTCAAGTTTTCTGAGCGCGGCACGGCAATTGAGATCGACAGTACGACCCATGATGATCAACTAGCGATCGCCATTACCAACTACGGTCGAGGCATGACCGCCGACCAGCTTGCCCATATTGGTGCCTATACCCAGTTTGAACGCTGCTTTCATGAACAACAGGGATCGGGTTTGGGGTTGGCGATCGCCAAACGCATGGCTGAACTGCAGGGCGGCAGCCTCACCATCGACAGCGTGCCCCAAGGCTACACCCGGGTTTGCCTAAAGCTTCCCATTGCCGAGCCGCCGGACGTTAGCGCCGCTCGGGAGATGCTAGATTCCGAAAACGCGTGA
- a CDS encoding ABC-F family ATP-binding cassette domain-containing protein produces the protein MSILTLQSVNKDFGIKEILREASFSLGANDKVGLIGTNGSGKSTLLKILAGLEPIDSGECWVNPNIRAVYLPQQPQLESDRTVLEQVFADSGEQMALVRQYEALSHQLGRVSGQDMDRIMGQLSTISEQMATAGAWELETKAKIILSKLGIEDFEAKVGTLSGGYQRRIALATALLSEPDVLLMDEPTNHLDTDSVDWLQGYLNQYPGAILLITHDRYFLDQVTTRILELDRGDLTAYAGNYAYYLEKKALAEDVDVSRQRKHRGLLRRELEWLKRGPKARSTKQKARIDRISDMQDQEFKGGQERVEISTPGRRIGKKVVELQDVSKSYGDRTLIQSFTYAFSPEDRIGVIGGNGVGKSTLLNIIIGKLPPDSGTVDMGQTIHIGYFDQQSETLMAAANQEQRVIEYLKDEASLVQTKDGDQITASQMLERFLFPSNQQYLPLHKLSGGEKRRLFLLRVLMKAPNLLILDEPTNDLDVQTLGVLEDYLDQFNGCVIIVSHDRYFLDRTVDQIFAFHPGGEVRRYPGNYSIYLDYRKQEDAETSPSSSAPKAVSATEEPTARKAPRPRKMSYNEKREFEHLEQHIPSLEAEKTAIEQQLYHNPPSGYDQVQSLSDRLAAILHEIEQSIERWMELSDLAS, from the coding sequence ATGAGTATCTTGACCCTTCAATCCGTTAATAAAGACTTTGGTATTAAAGAAATTCTGCGGGAGGCAAGCTTCAGCCTAGGAGCAAACGACAAGGTTGGACTGATTGGCACCAACGGCTCCGGCAAGTCTACGCTGCTGAAAATCTTGGCTGGCCTAGAGCCCATTGACAGTGGTGAATGCTGGGTGAATCCCAATATCCGCGCGGTGTATTTACCCCAACAGCCGCAGTTGGAGAGCGATCGCACCGTGTTAGAACAGGTCTTTGCCGACAGCGGCGAACAGATGGCCCTCGTGCGCCAGTATGAAGCCCTATCCCACCAACTGGGGCGGGTCAGCGGTCAAGACATGGATCGGATCATGGGGCAACTTTCCACCATTTCTGAGCAAATGGCAACGGCTGGAGCTTGGGAGCTAGAAACCAAGGCCAAGATTATTCTCAGCAAGCTGGGCATTGAAGACTTTGAAGCCAAGGTCGGCACGCTGTCCGGCGGCTACCAGCGGCGGATTGCCCTGGCTACGGCCCTGCTGTCTGAGCCAGATGTGCTGCTGATGGATGAGCCCACCAACCATCTGGATACCGACTCGGTGGACTGGCTGCAGGGCTACCTGAATCAATATCCTGGAGCCATTTTACTGATCACCCACGATCGCTACTTCCTAGACCAGGTCACCACCCGCATTCTAGAGCTGGATCGGGGTGACCTAACGGCCTATGCCGGTAACTATGCTTACTACCTGGAAAAGAAGGCGCTTGCTGAAGATGTAGACGTGAGCCGTCAGCGGAAACATCGAGGCCTGCTGCGGCGAGAGCTGGAATGGCTGAAGCGCGGCCCCAAGGCTCGCAGCACCAAGCAGAAGGCTCGTATCGATCGCATCTCTGATATGCAAGATCAGGAGTTCAAGGGCGGGCAAGAGCGGGTGGAAATCTCCACGCCAGGGCGGCGCATTGGCAAGAAGGTGGTAGAACTCCAGGATGTGAGTAAAAGCTATGGCGATCGCACCCTGATCCAGTCTTTCACCTACGCCTTCAGTCCTGAGGATCGGATTGGCGTCATTGGCGGCAACGGCGTGGGTAAATCCACCCTGCTGAATATCATTATCGGCAAGCTCCCTCCCGACAGCGGCACCGTTGATATGGGGCAAACTATCCACATCGGCTATTTTGATCAACAGTCGGAAACCTTGATGGCCGCAGCTAACCAAGAGCAGCGGGTGATTGAATACCTCAAAGACGAAGCGAGTCTCGTGCAAACCAAAGACGGCGATCAGATTACCGCGTCGCAAATGCTAGAGCGCTTTCTGTTTCCCTCCAACCAGCAATATCTGCCTCTTCATAAACTGTCCGGGGGCGAAAAGCGGCGGCTGTTTTTGCTGCGGGTGCTGATGAAGGCTCCTAACCTGCTCATCCTGGATGAGCCGACCAATGACCTTGATGTACAAACCCTAGGGGTGCTGGAAGACTATCTAGACCAGTTCAACGGCTGTGTGATCATTGTGTCCCACGATCGCTACTTCCTAGACCGCACGGTGGATCAGATTTTTGCCTTCCATCCCGGAGGCGAAGTGCGCCGCTATCCTGGTAACTATTCCATCTATCTGGACTATCGCAAGCAGGAGGACGCCGAGACCTCACCCAGCTCATCGGCACCTAAGGCTGTTAGCGCCACGGAGGAGCCAACCGCCCGCAAAGCACCCCGTCCTCGCAAAATGTCCTACAACGAGAAGCGAGAATTTGAGCATCTTGAGCAGCATATTCCTAGCCTCGAAGCCGAAAAAACAGCGATCGAACAGCAGCTCTACCACAATCCTCCCAGCGGCTATGATCAGGTGCAATCCCTTTCCGATCGCCTAGCTGCCATCCTGCACGAGATTGAACAGTCTATCGAACGCTGGATGGAGCTTTCCGATCTAGCATCCTAG
- the speB gene encoding agmatinase — MLTQKPTAHSPFLGDEVAADYETARVVILPIPYEATTTYRKGCQDGPASILDASQQVEYYDEELEQEYWPVGIYTHTPIADTRSQPMLTAAVMLQDTCKTVRSLWDDGKFVIGLGGEHSITEGLVRAYQESSSTPFTVVQIDAHADLRQEYEGSIHNHACVMRRVLDMGLPTVQIGIRSICREEADLIRDKNLCVFRAREIARQPDWIDRAIASIPTQSVFLTIDLDGIDPTQMPGVGTPEPGGLDWYGLTEFLRRLFEEYDVLGCDVMELAPVVDSVVSEFTAAKLVYKLIGYQAIAQQWEVPN, encoded by the coding sequence ATGTTGACGCAAAAACCCACTGCCCATAGTCCCTTTTTGGGAGACGAGGTCGCGGCAGACTACGAAACGGCGCGGGTGGTGATTCTGCCCATTCCCTACGAAGCCACAACAACCTACCGCAAGGGGTGTCAAGATGGCCCCGCTTCAATCTTAGATGCGTCGCAGCAAGTTGAATACTACGACGAAGAACTGGAGCAAGAATATTGGCCCGTCGGCATCTACACCCATACGCCCATTGCCGACACCCGCAGCCAGCCCATGCTCACGGCAGCGGTGATGCTGCAAGACACCTGTAAGACGGTGCGATCGCTTTGGGATGATGGCAAGTTTGTGATTGGCCTAGGGGGAGAGCATAGCATTACCGAAGGGCTAGTGCGGGCCTACCAAGAGTCGTCATCCACCCCGTTCACGGTCGTGCAAATTGATGCCCATGCCGACCTACGCCAGGAATACGAGGGTTCCATCCACAATCATGCCTGCGTGATGCGGCGGGTGTTAGACATGGGGCTGCCCACGGTACAAATTGGCATCCGCAGCATTTGCCGAGAAGAAGCTGACCTAATTCGCGACAAAAATCTATGCGTCTTTCGGGCGCGGGAGATTGCTCGCCAGCCCGATTGGATCGATCGGGCGATCGCTAGCATTCCCACCCAATCCGTCTTCCTGACCATTGACCTGGATGGCATCGACCCGACCCAAATGCCCGGCGTCGGCACCCCAGAGCCCGGTGGGTTAGATTGGTATGGGCTCACAGAATTTCTGCGGCGGTTGTTTGAAGAATACGACGTGCTGGGTTGTGATGTGATGGAACTGGCCCCCGTGGTTGACTCCGTTGTTTCGGAATTCACGGCGGCTAAGCTGGTGTATAAACTCATCGGCTATCAAGCGATCGCCCAACAGTGGGAAGTTCCCAACTAG
- a CDS encoding thioredoxin family protein: MTFIEQTGTRIGDYAPDFELRGVDRQVHHLANYLQQFRAVGVVTLSNHCLYVRTYLNCLKQLQTQFQSAGFTLIGINGNDDRRYPEDDFGNMISFANDHQLNFPYLRDATQDVLRSFGADYTPEAFLIDAQGKLCYRGAIDDANHQLNQAVHHYFQDAIAQLLADQPIAVVSNPATGSTIKWRS, from the coding sequence ATGACTTTTATAGAACAGACCGGTACCCGCATTGGTGACTACGCCCCTGATTTTGAACTACGCGGGGTGGATCGCCAAGTGCATCATCTAGCCAACTATCTACAGCAGTTTCGGGCCGTGGGTGTGGTGACGCTATCCAATCACTGCCTCTATGTGCGCACCTACCTCAACTGCCTCAAACAGCTTCAGACCCAGTTTCAATCCGCAGGCTTTACGCTAATTGGCATCAACGGCAATGACGATCGCCGCTATCCCGAAGATGACTTTGGCAACATGATTAGCTTTGCCAACGACCACCAGCTCAACTTCCCCTACCTGCGAGATGCCACCCAAGATGTGTTGCGTAGTTTTGGGGCCGACTACACGCCGGAAGCCTTCCTAATCGACGCCCAGGGAAAGCTATGCTATCGCGGGGCCATTGATGACGCCAACCATCAGCTCAACCAAGCCGTCCACCACTACTTTCAAGATGCGATCGCCCAACTGCTAGCCGATCAGCCGATTGCCGTAGTTTCCAATCCCGCCACGGGCAGCACCATCAAATGGCGCAGCTAG
- the pyrH gene encoding UMP kinase, translated as MTYQRILLKLSGEALMGELAYGIDPMIVQGIAEEVLEVVSMGVQVAIVVGGGNIFRGVKGASAGMDRATADYIGMIATVMNAMTLQDSLERAGVPTRVQTAIEMKEVAEPYIRRRAIRHLEKQRVVIFGAGSGNPFFTTDTTAALRAAEINADVVFKATKVDGVYDSDPNKNPNAQRFNTLTYAHVLTQDLKVMDSTAIALCKDNNIPIVVFDLSVRGNIRRAVMEEPIGTVVGGSCEIS; from the coding sequence ATGACTTACCAGCGCATTCTGCTGAAATTGAGCGGTGAAGCCCTGATGGGGGAGCTAGCCTACGGCATTGATCCCATGATCGTGCAAGGGATTGCAGAAGAAGTATTAGAAGTTGTGAGTATGGGTGTCCAGGTTGCCATTGTGGTAGGCGGGGGCAACATTTTTCGGGGCGTCAAGGGGGCATCAGCCGGCATGGATCGGGCCACGGCAGACTACATCGGTATGATTGCTACCGTGATGAATGCCATGACCCTGCAAGATTCCCTAGAGCGCGCTGGCGTGCCCACCAGGGTGCAGACCGCGATTGAAATGAAGGAAGTAGCTGAACCCTACATCCGCCGCCGGGCCATTCGCCATCTTGAGAAACAGCGCGTGGTGATTTTTGGGGCTGGGTCGGGCAATCCATTTTTTACCACCGATACAACAGCAGCGCTGCGGGCGGCTGAAATCAATGCTGATGTAGTGTTTAAGGCAACCAAGGTGGATGGCGTCTACGACTCCGACCCCAACAAAAACCCCAATGCTCAGCGGTTTAATACCCTCACCTATGCCCATGTCTTGACCCAAGACCTCAAAGTCATGGACAGTACCGCGATCGCATTGTGTAAAGATAACAATATCCCGATCGTAGTGTTTGACCTATCGGTGCGAGGCAATATCCGCCGCGCCGTCATGGAAGAACCGATTGGAACAGTTGTGGGAGGTTCTTGTGAAATTAGCTGA
- the frr gene encoding ribosome recycling factor gives MKLAELEEHMQQTIEATQRSFNTIRTGRANASILDRVMVDYYGSPTPLKSLANISVPDSSSITIQPFDPGSMTTIEKAIMMSDLGLTPNNDGSTIRLNIPQLTSDRRKELVKVASKIAEEGKVALRNIRREAVDEVRKQEKNSDISEDESRDQQDTIQQITDKFVKKIDELLSTKEKDITTV, from the coding sequence GTGAAATTAGCTGAACTTGAAGAGCATATGCAGCAGACCATTGAGGCAACTCAACGGTCGTTTAACACCATTCGAACTGGGCGAGCTAATGCGTCCATTTTGGATCGGGTCATGGTGGACTACTACGGTAGCCCCACACCCCTGAAATCGTTGGCCAACATTAGCGTGCCCGATTCCAGCAGCATCACCATTCAGCCCTTTGATCCGGGCAGCATGACAACCATTGAAAAGGCCATCATGATGTCAGATTTGGGCCTCACGCCCAATAACGACGGCAGCACCATTCGCCTAAATATTCCCCAACTGACGAGCGATCGCCGGAAGGAATTGGTGAAGGTGGCGTCTAAGATTGCGGAAGAGGGAAAAGTTGCTCTGCGCAATATTCGTCGAGAGGCGGTGGATGAGGTGCGAAAACAAGAAAAAAATAGCGACATCTCCGAAGATGAATCTCGCGATCAGCAAGACACGATCCAGCAAATCACAGACAAGTTTGTCAAAAAGATCGATGAGTTGCTCAGCACTAAAGAAAAGGACATCACCACCGTCTAA
- a CDS encoding DUF6679 family protein, giving the protein MLHRKIYQLCCDGRDVWVFLRDQQRWIERARILDIEGDLVTLRYETEEEDETCSWEEMVRLESIGSVMQKLAAVPRGDVEPLVSDDCPEAEQLRRPYPESNPD; this is encoded by the coding sequence ATGCTACATCGCAAAATTTATCAACTATGTTGTGATGGTCGTGACGTATGGGTCTTTTTACGCGATCAGCAGCGCTGGATTGAGCGCGCGCGTATCTTAGATATTGAAGGAGATTTAGTCACCCTGCGCTATGAAACCGAAGAGGAAGACGAAACCTGCTCTTGGGAAGAAATGGTGCGGTTAGAGAGCATTGGTTCGGTGATGCAAAAACTAGCGGCTGTACCCCGAGGCGATGTGGAACCGCTGGTGTCGGATGATTGTCCAGAAGCCGAACAACTGCGCCGCCCCTATCCCGAATCAAACCCCGACTAG